A window of Miscanthus floridulus cultivar M001 chromosome 12, ASM1932011v1, whole genome shotgun sequence genomic DNA:
AAACATGCATGTGAATAGGTACAAATGAGGGAAGTTTTAACCGCTCACAAGGGCAACACAGCGATACGCAATGTGTACATTTGCACAGTACTAGGACGTCAACAAGTAATGACAAGTATTTTTACAGCATTACTAGCTAAGTGTAAACACTTAATGAAGATATGTAGCTTAAAAAATAAATCTTAGAAGAAAATGCCAATTTAATTGTCTTCTAAATGAATGGATGGATTAGTTGGCACCTCCAAATAGGAAACATCAGTTCATTTTGATGTGCACATGCTTCAATATATATGCGAACTATCTAGTGACCGCCTGTCAACTTTGGCACATCTAGAATTGTGTAGCAGGCATTCTTAGCTAAAAATTTGTTGGTGTTAGAAGAAATAGTTTGAATGGGATAGAATTCAGCAATGCATACCATGGATGAGCTGGAGTCCTGAAATTATTCTCTTCCCACACTCCTTAAATATCCCTTTCGGGCGACCTACCATAACGACCATGAGATCTACGAGCACAAACACTGCCGTCCGTGGGAGCCACTCCCCATGCATCAGTGGTGGTGCCAAAAGCAGCTTATCCCCATAATCCAACACATCATTCAATGAGTCATAGCCACACAATGCTCGCAGCTGAGCCTTGAGCTGCCTTTGCTTGTGCGACAATGCCGACCTCTCCCGCTCCTTCAACCCAGACTGTCCTAGCGTCCTCTCCACTGTGCTGAGATCATTAGCAAGCTCCTTAATTTGCCATCCTCTCTGCATCTCGCTCTTCACAGCTGTATCCAACCTCTCTACTGCGCTGTGAGGCAGCCTTGTAATCGCAGATCCTGAGCAGGTAGAAAGTCTGCAGCAGCTGCGTGTAGAAGAAGAGTCCAACCCAGTGCTCCATCTGCACCCAAATGAACAGGTAGGAACACGCATCAGGCCACATCTTTGCTGTTATATGCATTAAAAGGAACCCTAATCTGCAGCTACCTGCTCGGCTGCGAGTGCGTCCCAGAGCAGTGAGGTGCGAGTGACGGCGTTCTCAACAGCGGCACTGTCCTCCCAGCAGAGGAGGTGAACGTGGAGCtcggaggcggcgaagaagaGCTCGAGCTGGGGGCTctcgagctcggcggcggcggatgcCCCCACGGACAGGGTGGAGAGCGCTGACGCGGCGTCCCCGTCAATGGTGAGCGCGGACGCGAGCTGCGCCTGGAAGTTGCAGGTCCATAGCAGCGCTGGCTCGCGCTGGAGGAGCCCCGAGGCGGACGCGGAATCCAGGAGGCCTAGGCCGCGGCGGAGCACGTGCTTCTGCGACGCGATCGCCCCCAGGACAGCGTAGGCGCCCGCGAGGTGGGAGTGGGCCAACAGCTTGAGCCGCGGCGGCGCGGAGGGGAGCGGGGAGAGGATGAGCAGCGCGCGCTCGAGGTGCGCCTTGGCGGCAGCGGGGGCACCGGCGCGCGGGGCACGGGAGGAGCCGCGGGGTGCGAGGAggagcgaggcgaggcggagccgcGCGCGGGCTTCGGTGAGTGGGAGGAGAGCGGCGGCGTGGGGGGGACGCAGCGCGGACTCGAGGCAAGCGGCCGCGGCGGCGAAGTCGTACCGGCGCTCAGCCTCGTCGGCCAACGCGAGGAGCCCGTCCGCGGACACGGCGGCGACGGACATGGCGGCGAGGAGCgggggagggaggggcggcggcCGACTAGAG
This region includes:
- the LOC136496361 gene encoding LOW QUALITY PROTEIN: sister chromatid cohesion protein SCC4 (The sequence of the model RefSeq protein was modified relative to this genomic sequence to represent the inferred CDS: deleted 1 base in 1 codon), which encodes MSVAAVSADGLLALADEAERRYDFAAAAACLESALRPPHAAALLPLTEARARLRLASLLLAPRGSSRAPRAGAPAAAKAHLERALLILSPLPSAPPRLKLLAHSHLAGAYAVLGAIASQKHVLRRGLGLLDSASASGLLQREPALLWTCNFQAQLASALTIDGDAASALSTLSVGASAAAELESPQLELFFAASELHVHLLCWEDSAAVENAVTRTSLLWDALAAEQMEHWVGLFFYTQLLQTFYLLRICDYKAASQRVERLDTAVKSEMQRGWQIKELANDLSTVERTLGQSGLKERERSALSHKQRQLKAQLRALCGYDSLNDVLDYGDKLLLAPPLMHGEWLPRTAVFVLVDLMVVMVGRPKGIFKECGKRIISGLQLIHDELVKLGIVDGVMEANLEHSTIWTAGLYLILLLQFLENKVAVELTRSEFVEAQEALAQMKNWFTRFPTILQGCESTIENLRGQYAHSVGCFDEAAFHFLEAKKLTESKSMQSMCEAYAAVSYICKGDAESSSQALELVGPAYRTMDSFVGVREKTCIIFVYGLLLMRQHNPQEARNRLASGLRIAHQQLGNIQLVSQYLTILGTLALQLHDAGQAREILKSSLTLAKTLFDIPTQIWILSVFTELYRELEEKENEMENSDYERKKEDDLQRRLSEAYSHAFHQELVEKSRIQPLHMSSKQPAMAVPTANGDLDIPESVGLSAPQPFLKRLVESEPVRRSTRRRQ